In Rodentibacter haemolyticus, the DNA window TTAACAGCGCATTAAATTTTGTCTCAAAATTTACCACGTTTTCTTCTCGTTCGGCTTTCAAAAAATCACGCCATTTATTTAACCAATCAGTTAAAACCGCAGCTTGACCAAGCTGATAACCACGTTTTGCTTTGCTGGCACTACTGAAATAAATGTCCGTTAAAAACGGTAATTCCTCAACAAAATAGAAAAGATCGCTCATCTTTCCTGCTTTCAGTTCAAATTCAATTTCACAAATTGACTGCGAATGGTCGCCATTTACGATTTTCCCCTTATCAAAGGCCACTTCAATTTTAGAATCACGAAATGGAATTAACCAAAAAGTGCGGTCAAAATCCGTGGAAAAAATTGGCTGTAACGTTGTTGTTGGTAACTGCTCAAAGGCATACAGGGTACGCAATAGTTCATTCGTTGGCGTTTCCTTTTTCGACAACAACAAATTATACTCAGGGCGATTATGCAATCCCGCTACCACCTGACCATCTGTTTTCAGCGTCAGCGTAATTGACTGATTTTCTTGACGAATACGTAAGCCCATTTTTTGCTTGGCAAGAAAATTATCAGGATAATCGTAATAGGTATTACCTAAAAAAATGCGTTGATGTTCGAGAGGATTAAATTGTTGAAGGTGTTGCGCCAATAAATTAAGTATTTCCGGCGAAACAATAAGTTTGAGTTCGATTTCTGCACTCATAATAGGAGAATCCTTAGCAAACACTAAAAACCAAGACGATTTCTAGGAGTTCAAAACTTTACAAAACTTTACAAAACTTTACAAAACTTTACAAAACTTTACAATTGTTCAATTGTTCAATTGTTCAATTGTTCAATTGTTCAATTGTTCAAATTATAACATAAAAAAGAATAAATTTAAAAGCATTTTACCCATATTTTAAAATTATTTAAACTCATAAAAAACAAAAACAATAAAAATAAAAAAATCAATAAATCTCAATGACATAAAACAAATAAAACACTAATAACCCATAAAAACAAATAACCAAAAGAATAACTACATATCATTTTATAGAAATAAATATAGATAATCTTTCTTATATAAAGCACGATGAAAATTTATAGTCTTATTTACTATCATTTACCCCCTCATGTTTTTATAAAAAACTCTCCGTAAAAAAATTTCAGGTATTGAAATTATC includes these proteins:
- a CDS encoding CYTH domain-containing protein, which translates into the protein MSAEIELKLIVSPEILNLLAQHLQQFNPLEHQRIFLGNTYYDYPDNFLAKQKMGLRIRQENQSITLTLKTDGQVVAGLHNRPEYNLLLSKKETPTNELLRTLYAFEQLPTTTLQPIFSTDFDRTFWLIPFRDSKIEVAFDKGKIVNGDHSQSICEIEFELKAGKMSDLFYFVEELPFLTDIYFSSASKAKRGYQLGQAAVLTDWLNKWRDFLKAEREENVVNFETKFNALLKMEQDLVEETLSLPSEVFSQDFMKTVERVGAFFNLYHYYDENKMLLENVVAEKNSTLVDENFLDVLLESNQHFFSEIQGLIRFHSETKDNEKTIEKLTALFKTRFYFERMLKLMRLSVSDDQIIHH